In a genomic window of Pseudoglutamicibacter albus:
- a CDS encoding CinA family protein yields MRDATTLVRGLERAGLSIATGESLTAGLVASRIADVPGASAVLQGGVVAYQVSVKRDVLGVDAGLLERHGPVHPEVAEQMAVGAARACGARIGVSTTGVAGPEPHGGHATGTVYIGWAVLNEAGSEIQAQGHELLQLEGDRAAVRNATVDVVLAQGERILAAS; encoded by the coding sequence ATGCGGGACGCAACAACGCTGGTGCGCGGGCTTGAGCGCGCCGGGCTGAGCATCGCTACGGGGGAGTCGCTGACGGCTGGTTTGGTTGCCAGCCGCATCGCCGATGTCCCGGGTGCCTCCGCCGTGTTGCAGGGCGGGGTGGTCGCTTATCAGGTGAGCGTCAAACGTGACGTTTTGGGTGTGGATGCGGGCCTTTTGGAGCGTCATGGCCCGGTGCACCCAGAGGTCGCTGAGCAGATGGCGGTGGGTGCGGCGCGAGCCTGCGGGGCGCGCATCGGGGTATCCACCACGGGTGTGGCAGGGCCTGAACCCCACGGAGGACATGCGACCGGGACGGTGTATATCGGTTGGGCGGTTCTCAACGAGGCTGGGTCCGAGATTCAAGCTCAGGGGCATGAGCTGTTGCAGCTGGAGGGGGACCGCGCAGCGGTGCGGAACGCGACCGTGGATGTCGTGCTGGCGCAAGGTGAACGTATCCTCGCTGCTTCCTGA
- a CDS encoding helix-turn-helix domain-containing protein codes for MNRQPTHVNGITRWAGVEDNPSKKTEAVRRPVVLRQEIGEVLRQIRQQQGRTLREVSHLARVSLGYLSEVERGQKEASSELLASIAAALEVPLAVVLREVTQRIALMEGLIDGSSVPDTIPAEFYEHGGVSVPDALPEDFGTVTSA; via the coding sequence ATGAACCGACAGCCCACCCACGTAAACGGAATTACCCGCTGGGCGGGCGTGGAAGACAACCCTTCCAAAAAGACTGAGGCAGTTCGCCGCCCCGTTGTCCTGCGACAAGAGATTGGCGAGGTTCTTCGCCAGATCCGCCAGCAGCAGGGCCGCACACTTCGCGAAGTATCCCACTTGGCTCGTGTATCGCTCGGATACCTCTCCGAGGTAGAGCGTGGCCAGAAGGAAGCCTCGAGTGAGCTTCTAGCATCGATCGCGGCCGCACTTGAAGTTCCGCTCGCCGTTGTATTGCGTGAAGTCACGCAGCGCATCGCGCTCATGGAGGGCCTGATCGACGGCAGCTCCGTGCCAGACACTATCCCTGCAGAGTTCTACGAACACGGCGGCGTGTCCGTTCCAGACGCCCTGCCAGAAGACTTCGGCACCGTTACTTCTGCCTAA
- the pgsA gene encoding CDP-diacylglycerol--glycerol-3-phosphate 3-phosphatidyltransferase — translation MVADRPVTGAGPHAGQASSWNIANILTGMRILLIPVFVVFIVLDAAHYGAWRWWAVAVFVVATLTDWLDGALARRLNLVTDFGKIADPIADKLLMAVSLISLSVLGDLTWWITAIILVREIGVTVMRFWVIKYGVIAASPGGKIKTVAQMLGTFILLLPTAHFVHGVWWAGFLIMLIAAALTLWSAIDYVRQAAALYKNRER, via the coding sequence ATGGTCGCTGACAGGCCGGTAACCGGGGCAGGCCCACACGCGGGGCAGGCTTCGAGCTGGAACATCGCGAACATCCTGACCGGGATGCGGATTCTGCTGATCCCTGTATTCGTGGTGTTCATCGTCCTGGATGCCGCGCACTATGGCGCGTGGCGTTGGTGGGCGGTCGCGGTGTTCGTGGTCGCGACCCTTACCGACTGGCTTGACGGTGCTCTTGCGCGCCGGCTGAACCTTGTGACGGATTTCGGCAAGATCGCCGATCCGATTGCGGACAAGCTGCTCATGGCGGTTTCGCTCATCAGCTTGAGCGTGCTGGGGGATCTGACATGGTGGATCACCGCGATCATCCTGGTGCGCGAGATCGGTGTGACCGTGATGCGGTTCTGGGTCATCAAATACGGTGTGATCGCGGCGAGCCCGGGCGGGAAGATCAAGACGGTCGCGCAAATGCTGGGCACGTTCATCCTGCTGTTGCCGACCGCCCATTTTGTGCACGGTGTGTGGTGGGCCGGTTTCCTGATCATGCTGATTGCCGCCGCATTGACTCTGTGGTCCGCGATCGACTACGTGCGCCAGGCCGCCGCGCTGTATAAGAACCGTGAACGGTAG